The proteins below come from a single Aegilops tauschii subsp. strangulata cultivar AL8/78 chromosome 6, Aet v6.0, whole genome shotgun sequence genomic window:
- the LOC109741206 gene encoding uncharacterized protein: MLLSVSRSTDKFAPLAGLRSLLAPDPVAAGGGGGVVTRTMIPASPPPSGEADPEEGVDEDEGCWVSYGRREPGRRRLPLPIPSLAGRSGLRWARTEDRRLVISKVRVMRPDYYVRARRVRGGRLLMRLVEREDDCPHDPLPAPSGAGEGDAGQADEATAVQGDVVDDEQAAAAPATMPAAGCFEDVVKYQYGIGSSPLHQMPLLRMVH; this comes from the coding sequence ATGCTGCTATCCGTCTCCCGCTCCACCGACAAGTTCGCCCCTCTCGCCGGCCTTCGCTCGCTGCTCGCCCCCGACCCCGTCGCCGcgggcggaggcggaggcgtcgTGACGCGGACGATGATccccgcgtcgccgccgccgagcgGCGAGGCCGATCCGGAGGAGGGCGTCGACGAGGACGAGGGCTGCTGGGTCTCGTACGGCCGACGGGAGCCCGGACGGCGCCGGCTGCCGCTGCCGATCCCGTCGCTGGCGGGCCGCAGCGGTCTGCGCTGGGCGCGCACCGAGGACAGGAGGCTCGTCATCAGCAAGGTGCGCGTCATGCGGCCGGACTACTACGTCCGCGCGCGCCGCGTGCGCGGCGGCCGCCTCCTCATGCGCCTCGTCGAGCGCGAGGACGACTGCCCCCACGATCCGCTCCCGGCGCCCAGCGGCGCCGGCGAAGGCGACGCCGGTCAGGCAGACGAAGCTACGGCGGTGCAGGGAGACGTAGTCGATGACGAGCAGGCGGCTGCGGCACCGGCGACGATGCCCGCAGCTGGATGCTTCGAGGACGTGGTTAAGTACCAGTACGGCATCGGTAGCAGCCCGCTGCACCAGATGCCCTTGCTAAGGATGGTTCATTGA